The proteins below come from a single Antricoccus suffuscus genomic window:
- the leuA gene encoding 2-isopropylmalate synthase yields MGNTTRFINPQQPSGMPIHKYAPFQPISLPDRTWPDTVIERAPQWCAVDLRDGNQALIDPMTPARKRRMFDLLIKMGYKEIEVGFPAASQTDFDFVRQIIEQDAIPDDVTIQVLTQARDELIERTFESVRGAGRAIVHLYNSTSTLQRRVVFGLDTDGIVDIALNGAQQCVKYREMAGNTDIRFEYSPESYTGTELEFAAEISNKVMDVWEPTPDWPVIINLPATVEMATPNVYADSIEWMGRHLNNRDSVILSLHPHNDRGEAVAAAELGYMAGADRIEGCLFGNGERTGNVCIVTLGMNLMSQGIDPQINFSDIDEIRRTVEYCNQLPVNERHPYGGDLVYTAFSGSHQDAIKKGFEWMDRDAATAKKTVDEIPWAVPYLPIDPKDVGRTYEAVIRVNSQSGKGGVAYIMKSEYQMDFPRRLQIEFSGVVQRLTDTDGGEVTPHAMLEIFNDEYLPNDKKPWGRYTLKGHSNTSTEGELDAITVELEADGKPITLTGEGNGPINAFCDAVSQVGVEVRVLDYAEHAMSAGDDARAASYVECAIGERVLWGVGIDANIVTASLKAIISAVNRDARDAELV; encoded by the coding sequence ATGGGCAACACCACGCGATTCATCAACCCGCAGCAGCCGTCCGGAATGCCGATCCACAAATACGCGCCATTCCAGCCGATCTCCCTGCCGGACCGTACCTGGCCGGACACGGTGATCGAACGCGCGCCGCAGTGGTGTGCCGTAGACCTGCGTGACGGCAACCAGGCGCTCATCGACCCGATGACTCCTGCCCGCAAGCGCCGGATGTTCGATCTTCTGATCAAAATGGGCTACAAGGAAATCGAGGTCGGTTTCCCGGCCGCGAGCCAGACCGACTTCGATTTCGTCCGCCAAATCATCGAGCAGGACGCGATCCCCGACGACGTCACGATCCAGGTCCTGACCCAGGCGCGCGACGAACTCATCGAGCGCACCTTCGAGTCGGTCCGCGGCGCGGGCCGGGCCATCGTGCATCTCTACAACTCCACCTCGACGCTGCAGCGCCGGGTCGTGTTCGGTCTGGACACCGACGGCATCGTCGATATCGCCCTCAACGGTGCGCAGCAGTGCGTGAAGTACCGCGAGATGGCCGGCAACACCGACATCCGCTTCGAGTACTCCCCCGAGTCCTACACCGGCACCGAGCTGGAGTTCGCGGCCGAGATCAGCAACAAGGTCATGGATGTGTGGGAGCCGACGCCGGACTGGCCGGTCATCATCAACCTGCCCGCGACCGTCGAGATGGCCACGCCCAACGTGTACGCCGACTCGATCGAGTGGATGGGACGCCACCTCAACAACCGTGACTCGGTCATCCTGTCGCTGCACCCGCACAACGACCGCGGTGAGGCCGTCGCCGCAGCCGAGCTCGGCTACATGGCAGGCGCCGACCGCATCGAGGGCTGCCTGTTCGGCAACGGCGAGCGCACCGGCAACGTGTGCATCGTGACGCTCGGGATGAACCTGATGAGCCAGGGCATCGACCCGCAGATCAACTTCAGTGACATCGACGAAATCCGCCGTACGGTCGAATACTGCAACCAGTTGCCGGTCAACGAACGCCACCCGTACGGCGGCGACCTCGTTTACACCGCCTTCTCCGGGTCCCACCAGGACGCGATCAAGAAGGGCTTCGAGTGGATGGACCGCGACGCGGCCACGGCCAAGAAGACCGTCGACGAGATCCCCTGGGCCGTCCCCTACCTGCCGATCGACCCGAAGGACGTCGGGCGCACCTACGAAGCGGTTATCCGGGTCAACTCGCAGTCCGGCAAGGGCGGCGTCGCCTACATCATGAAGTCCGAATACCAGATGGACTTCCCGCGCCGGCTGCAGATCGAATTCAGCGGCGTCGTACAGCGGCTGACCGACACCGACGGCGGTGAAGTCACCCCACACGCGATGCTCGAGATCTTCAACGACGAGTACCTGCCTAACGACAAGAAGCCGTGGGGCCGCTACACGCTTAAGGGGCACAGCAACACCTCGACGGAGGGCGAGCTCGATGCGATCACCGTCGAACTCGAGGCCGACGGCAAGCCGATCACCCTCACTGGCGAGGGCAACGGCCCGATCAACGCCTTCTGCGATGCGGTGTCACAAGTCGGCGTCGAGGTACGTGTACTCGACTACGCAGAGCACGCGATGAGCGCCGGCGATGACGCACGCGCGGCGTCGTACGTCGAGTGCGCGATCGGCGAGCGGGTGCTCTGGGGCGTGGGTATCGACGCCAACATCGTGACCGCCTCTCTCAAAGCGATCATCTCGGCGGTCAACCGCGATGCCCGCGACGCCGAACTGGTCTAA
- a CDS encoding MFS transporter: MSERTIVREVPPDDERRMGTAATYTLISGALLTMLSFFITNVALPSIGTDLHATPAALQLVIGCYGIATAALVVVGGRLGDSYGRKRLFLIGMAGFGVFSLLCALSPNIGTLLAMRAGQGASGAMMTPQVLAIISATLTGEHRVRAIGLFGAAGGLATAFGQILGGVLVEANIAGLQWRSVFLVTVPISAVGFVFALRLLPETKAERRLAIDWVGAILLIVTLSLLLFPLTEGRPLGWPLWIWLVMAASVPAGAAFLFLQRRLDGTLRTPLVPPSTIALPPLRLGLTVAVAFFTTFGGFMFVVAIATQTGAGMSALEGGLTLLSMAIGFLAVSIPLPALQRRYGGYLITTGWIMLIIGYCALGAVVLLSWPHITPWNLAAPLLVGGAGQGLVMMPLFGVVIDQVPAEQAGLGSGVLVTTQQTCIALGAATVGTAYLALTTSAWGQGGAFAATSIGIAIIGLAAIPLSQRLAKAH; this comes from the coding sequence ATGAGCGAGCGGACCATAGTCAGAGAAGTACCGCCCGACGACGAACGACGTATGGGTACCGCGGCGACGTACACGCTGATCAGTGGCGCCTTGCTGACCATGCTTTCGTTCTTCATCACCAACGTCGCGCTACCGTCGATTGGCACAGATCTGCACGCGACACCAGCGGCCTTGCAACTGGTCATCGGCTGCTACGGGATCGCTACGGCCGCGCTTGTTGTCGTCGGGGGCAGGCTCGGCGACAGCTATGGACGCAAGCGGCTGTTCCTGATCGGCATGGCCGGGTTCGGCGTGTTCTCCCTACTGTGCGCGCTGTCCCCCAACATCGGCACGCTGCTGGCGATGCGTGCCGGTCAGGGTGCCAGCGGAGCAATGATGACCCCGCAAGTGCTGGCCATCATCAGCGCCACTCTCACCGGCGAGCACCGGGTCCGCGCGATTGGGCTATTCGGGGCTGCCGGCGGACTGGCCACAGCGTTCGGCCAGATCCTCGGCGGCGTGCTCGTCGAAGCAAACATCGCCGGCCTGCAGTGGCGTTCGGTATTCCTTGTCACCGTCCCGATCAGTGCAGTCGGCTTCGTCTTCGCGCTACGACTGCTGCCGGAGACCAAGGCTGAGCGCCGGCTGGCCATCGACTGGGTCGGCGCAATCCTGCTCATCGTCACGCTCTCGCTGCTGCTATTCCCACTGACCGAGGGCCGGCCGTTGGGTTGGCCGTTATGGATCTGGCTGGTCATGGCCGCCTCGGTCCCGGCCGGGGCCGCATTTCTGTTCCTACAGCGACGACTGGACGGCACGCTGCGCACTCCTCTTGTGCCGCCAAGCACGATCGCGCTGCCGCCGCTACGCCTCGGGCTGACGGTCGCAGTCGCGTTCTTCACGACGTTCGGCGGGTTTATGTTCGTCGTCGCGATCGCCACCCAGACCGGCGCCGGCATGTCCGCGCTCGAAGGCGGCCTTACGCTGCTGTCGATGGCGATCGGCTTCCTGGCCGTGTCGATCCCGCTGCCGGCCTTGCAACGGCGGTACGGCGGATACTTGATCACCACCGGCTGGATCATGTTGATCATCGGCTACTGCGCGCTGGGTGCCGTCGTGCTCCTGTCCTGGCCGCACATCACCCCGTGGAATCTCGCCGCCCCGCTGTTGGTCGGCGGCGCGGGCCAGGGTCTGGTGATGATGCCGCTGTTCGGCGTCGTCATCGACCAGGTACCCGCCGAACAGGCCGGGCTCGGCAGCGGCGTACTCGTCACGACACAGCAGACCTGCATCGCGCTCGGCGCGGCGACGGTCGGCACCGCATATCTAGCGCTCACCACCTCGGCCTGGGGCCAGGGCGGGGCGTTCGCGGCGACCTCGATCGGCATCGCGATTATCGGTCTCGCCGCTATCCCCCTGAGCCAGCGGCTCGCCAAGGCACACTAG
- a CDS encoding LLM class flavin-dependent oxidoreductase, with the protein MPAISLIAVPGRRQATVDAAVEADQRGFSAIYCPSSGDALGICSSIAHLTKSIKFATSIQPIYFQVAAQLANQASYLNEISGGRFSLGIGVSHAPALDRVGASRGRPLSDIRQYVADLHASDPAPGVAGAGLPPVLLATLRDKMVDLSVEIAEGAIWANCSLNDIPRSIARIPQQKRDAGFVVANMIPTIIDEDKEAAAAKHRKSLTGYVMLPNYRNYWKSAGYEEEMTAIEAAIADDDLKRLPELMSDRWLSNSTLYGSAAEVRDGVTAWQEAGVTTPILVPSALKGGHLAGVQAVFDAFSS; encoded by the coding sequence ATGCCTGCGATTTCGTTAATAGCTGTCCCCGGACGGCGGCAAGCCACCGTCGATGCCGCGGTGGAAGCGGACCAGCGAGGGTTCAGCGCAATCTACTGCCCGAGCAGCGGCGACGCGCTTGGCATTTGTAGCTCGATCGCCCATCTGACGAAGTCGATCAAGTTTGCGACGTCGATCCAGCCGATCTACTTCCAGGTTGCCGCACAGCTGGCCAACCAGGCGTCATACCTCAACGAGATCTCCGGCGGCCGCTTCTCGTTGGGTATCGGTGTCAGCCACGCGCCGGCGCTTGACCGGGTCGGCGCCAGTCGAGGCCGTCCGCTCAGCGACATCCGCCAGTACGTCGCCGATCTGCATGCCAGTGACCCCGCTCCAGGCGTGGCCGGGGCCGGGCTCCCGCCGGTGCTGCTCGCGACGTTGCGCGACAAGATGGTCGACCTGTCGGTCGAGATCGCCGAGGGCGCGATTTGGGCCAACTGCTCGCTCAACGACATCCCCCGCTCGATCGCGCGGATTCCTCAACAGAAGCGCGATGCCGGATTCGTCGTGGCCAACATGATTCCGACCATCATCGACGAGGACAAGGAGGCCGCTGCGGCAAAGCACCGCAAGTCGCTGACCGGTTACGTGATGCTGCCCAACTACCGTAACTACTGGAAATCCGCCGGCTACGAAGAAGAGATGACTGCGATCGAGGCGGCCATCGCAGACGATGACCTCAAGCGCCTGCCCGAATTGATGAGCGATCGTTGGCTGTCCAACTCCACGCTCTACGGCAGCGCCGCCGAAGTCCGCGACGGCGTCACAGCATGGCAGGAAGCGGGCGTCACCACCCCGATCCTGGTCCCATCGGCGCTCAAGGGTGGGCACCTCGCCGGCGTACAGGCCGTCTTCGACGCCTTTAGCAGCTAG
- a CDS encoding phosphatase PAP2 family protein produces MSAGGQWDQRNRHSGLNSRGWHRPVAELAVLTVCLVLFSRLHNLAGSDVAQANANARALQSVERTLNLDIEVAANHWLAEHAVLMQAAVLYYRRYYVPLAVVLLWVLFRHAETYLTVRRTLLVMMPLALVAFWLVPMSPPRFGLDGIIDIVAEHDLVLGDTSRDMTNGQNHFSAMPSMHVGWSALGAYAAWLALRSRRPRLALLVWLFPIVMIAVVLTTGNHYVLDVAGSVVLLSVSIATAAVWTVTVARWRLHRSKRSIE; encoded by the coding sequence ATGAGCGCCGGGGGTCAGTGGGATCAGCGCAACCGTCACTCGGGCCTGAACTCGCGCGGGTGGCATCGGCCGGTGGCCGAACTAGCCGTGTTGACGGTGTGCCTGGTGCTGTTCTCGCGGTTGCACAACTTGGCAGGCAGCGATGTCGCGCAGGCGAACGCGAACGCGCGGGCGCTGCAATCAGTCGAACGCACACTGAACCTGGATATCGAGGTGGCCGCTAATCACTGGCTTGCTGAGCACGCAGTTCTGATGCAGGCGGCGGTTCTGTACTACCGCCGGTACTACGTGCCGCTTGCCGTCGTGTTGCTGTGGGTGCTTTTTCGGCACGCCGAGACCTACCTCACCGTCCGCCGCACCCTGCTGGTAATGATGCCGTTGGCGTTGGTGGCCTTCTGGCTGGTGCCGATGTCTCCGCCGCGATTTGGTCTGGACGGAATTATCGACATCGTTGCCGAGCATGACCTTGTCTTAGGCGACACCTCGCGCGATATGACGAATGGGCAGAACCACTTCTCGGCGATGCCAAGCATGCACGTCGGGTGGTCTGCGTTGGGCGCCTATGCCGCATGGTTGGCGCTGCGCAGCAGGCGTCCGCGTCTCGCGCTACTCGTCTGGCTATTCCCGATTGTCATGATCGCGGTCGTTCTCACCACCGGCAACCACTACGTCTTGGACGTGGCCGGGAGCGTGGTGCTGCTGTCAGTCTCGATCGCGACTGCGGCCGTGTGGACCGTGACCGTCGCTCGGTGGAGACTCCACAGGAGCAAGAGGTCGATCGAGTGA
- a CDS encoding aspartate-semialdehyde dehydrogenase, translated as MGFTVGIVGATGQVGGVMRTLLAERNFPVDKIRYFASARSAGSTLPWGDEQITVEDASEADLTGLDIALFSAGGATSKALARKYAEAGAIVIDNSSAWRMNPDVPLIVSEVNPEAIKDAKLGIIANPNCTTMAAMPVLRALHAEAGLTRLVASTYQAVSGSGVAGVDELADQASAVVDGARGLAFAGDAVEFPQPQKYVAPIAFNVLAMAGSVVEDGSNETDEEQKLRNESRKILGIPGLLVSGTCVRVPVFTGHSLSINVEFDSPITAQRAAEVLANAPGVELVDVPTPLMAAGQDPSYVGRIRQDQSVADNKGLALFISNDNLRKGAALNTIQIAELIAASKTAAV; from the coding sequence ATGGGATTCACTGTTGGAATTGTTGGCGCGACCGGTCAGGTCGGCGGCGTCATGCGCACGCTTCTCGCGGAGCGCAACTTTCCGGTAGATAAGATTCGCTACTTCGCGTCTGCCCGTTCGGCCGGGTCGACCCTGCCGTGGGGTGACGAGCAGATCACCGTCGAGGACGCCTCCGAAGCGGACCTCACGGGGCTGGACATCGCGCTGTTTTCCGCGGGCGGGGCGACGTCTAAGGCGCTCGCACGGAAGTACGCCGAGGCCGGCGCTATCGTCATCGACAACTCGTCGGCGTGGCGGATGAACCCTGACGTGCCGCTGATCGTCTCCGAGGTCAACCCCGAAGCGATCAAGGACGCCAAACTCGGCATCATCGCCAACCCCAACTGCACGACGATGGCCGCTATGCCGGTGCTGCGCGCACTGCACGCTGAGGCCGGCCTCACCCGGCTGGTCGCCTCGACGTACCAGGCGGTTTCCGGCAGTGGTGTCGCCGGCGTCGACGAGCTCGCCGACCAGGCCAGTGCTGTGGTCGATGGCGCCCGCGGGCTGGCGTTTGCCGGCGACGCGGTCGAATTTCCGCAGCCGCAGAAGTACGTCGCACCCATCGCATTCAACGTGCTTGCGATGGCCGGTAGCGTCGTCGAGGACGGTTCCAACGAGACCGACGAAGAGCAGAAGCTGCGCAACGAAAGCCGCAAGATCCTCGGTATCCCGGGGCTTCTCGTGTCCGGCACGTGTGTGCGGGTGCCGGTCTTCACGGGCCACTCGCTCTCGATTAACGTCGAGTTCGATTCGCCGATCACGGCGCAGCGCGCGGCCGAAGTGCTTGCTAACGCGCCGGGTGTCGAGCTGGTCGACGTGCCGACACCGTTGATGGCCGCCGGCCAGGATCCGTCGTACGTCGGACGCATCCGGCAGGATCAGAGCGTCGCGGACAACAAGGGCCTGGCGCTGTTCATCAGCAACGACAACCTGCGCAAGGGCGCCGCGCTCAACACGATCCAGATCGCCGAGCTGATCGCCGCGAGCAAGACCGCCGCGGTCTAG
- a CDS encoding aspartate kinase, with amino-acid sequence MALVVQKYGGSSVQDADRIKRVAERIVETRRAGNDVVVVVSAMGDFTDELLDLAEKVTPLPPARELDMLLTSGERISNALVAMAIDALGAEARSFTGSQAGVITDAQHGRAKIIDVTPGRVRQALDDGAIALVAGFQGVSQDSKEITTLGRGGSDTTAIALAAGLGADVCEIYTDVDGVYTADPRIVPNASQLRTITYEEMLEMAASGAKILHLRAVEYARAYDIPLHVRSSYTTKPGTVVQGSMEDLPVEQAIITGVAHDRSEAKITVIGVVDHPGTSGKIFRTIADNEINIDMVVQNVSAVGTGKTDVTFTLPKNDGQRAMEALNRSRAELGFDRLLYDDHIGKVSLIGAGMRSHPGVTATFCEALASVDVNIEIISTSEIRISVLTRDTEVDSAVAALHEAFQLGGDQVAEVHAGTGR; translated from the coding sequence GTGGCGCTAGTCGTCCAGAAGTACGGCGGATCGTCGGTACAGGACGCTGACCGGATCAAGCGGGTAGCCGAACGTATCGTCGAGACGCGCCGCGCCGGCAACGACGTCGTCGTGGTGGTCAGCGCGATGGGTGACTTCACCGACGAGTTGCTCGATCTGGCCGAGAAGGTCACGCCGCTCCCTCCTGCTCGTGAGCTCGACATGCTGCTCACCTCCGGCGAGCGCATCAGCAACGCACTCGTCGCGATGGCAATCGACGCGCTCGGTGCCGAAGCCCGATCCTTTACCGGATCGCAAGCCGGCGTGATTACCGATGCTCAACATGGCCGCGCCAAGATCATCGACGTGACTCCGGGCCGTGTGCGCCAAGCGCTCGATGACGGTGCGATTGCACTTGTGGCTGGCTTCCAGGGCGTCTCGCAGGACAGCAAGGAGATCACCACGCTCGGCCGAGGCGGTTCGGACACCACCGCGATAGCGCTCGCGGCCGGGCTTGGCGCCGACGTGTGTGAGATCTACACCGATGTCGACGGCGTCTACACCGCCGACCCGAGGATCGTCCCCAACGCCTCCCAACTGCGCACCATCACGTACGAAGAGATGCTCGAGATGGCCGCCTCCGGCGCCAAGATCCTGCACCTGCGCGCGGTCGAATACGCCCGCGCATATGACATTCCCCTTCACGTCCGGTCGTCGTACACCACGAAGCCCGGCACCGTTGTCCAAGGATCGATGGAGGATCTTCCTGTGGAACAGGCGATCATCACCGGCGTCGCGCACGACCGGTCGGAAGCAAAAATCACCGTGATCGGCGTCGTCGATCACCCGGGTACGTCGGGCAAGATCTTCCGCACAATCGCGGACAACGAGATCAACATCGACATGGTTGTGCAAAACGTGTCGGCGGTCGGCACCGGCAAGACCGACGTGACCTTCACGCTCCCGAAGAACGATGGACAGCGCGCCATGGAAGCGCTCAACCGCAGCCGCGCCGAGCTCGGCTTCGACCGGCTGCTGTACGACGACCACATCGGCAAGGTCTCGCTGATCGGCGCCGGCATGCGTTCGCATCCGGGCGTGACGGCGACCTTCTGTGAGGCGCTGGCGTCGGTCGACGTCAATATCGAGATCATCTCGACCTCCGAAATTCGCATTTCGGTGCTGACCCGGGACACCGAGGTCGATTCCGCCGTGGCGGCATTACACGAAGCTTTCCAGCTCGGTGGCGATCAGGTCGCCGAGGTACACGCAGGGACGGGACGATAG